The nucleotide sequence CTTGACTTCTGTTTTTTAGGATACAGCCCACAAATTGAACATGATCATTTCTACTGGTATTCCATAATACACTATACCCAAGGGATCATTAAAAATTTCCAAGTTCTGTGAGCAACATATCTTTTACCAAGACATGTTCATAGTTCTATCTTTACtatatcattttgtattctaAATAGAAACTATTGAAAACCATAGCTATCAGTTTATCATTGTGTTCCCATTCTCTCTTTTTTTGTGTTTCCTCCCAAACAAAGACCACACTTGAAGTAACAGAAAATTTAAGCAATAGAAAAGCAATTGAAGCAAGCTAGATTGAGTTTTTTTGCAGCAGTGGCCGCTAGCTTTAATTTTATTGCTTAGTTACAATCGGGAAAAGAGGAATTTATTAGAACTTGGCCAAAACACTGTTGTCAAATATATCAACGATATTCAATAAAGTtatcaaccaaaaaaataataagcaaTTTTAGGATAAGCCTTATCCCTATTTTAAATTAGTCAAGCAACTACATGTTTGTGATGGAAAACCGAAAACCATGTAAACCAATCATTGGTAGTGCACTGACATGTCCAGCTTCATCACATTTAGATAAAGACAAACAACAATAATGCAACCTATTGCAACCAATGCGGTATGACAATGTCTCTTTAGTTTAGGATCATGTCTCCCTTTCCCTGTCTTCCAATCTCCTTTAATTGTAAAGAAGGTCTAGGTGGATTCCTTGGTAGCTAAGTCGATATTCAAAATCCAGCATTATGTGTAAGCTTTTGAGATAGTAATGCGCTTTCTCCAGTTAAGGAGTAGCATCTTATCCCTTATTTATTTATGGTCTTTATGATGTGCACATAACATTCCTTTATGCATAAAAGTTGGGTGTTAGAAAACTCTCTCTCTTGGTAGgtttttacttttttgtatacTTCTTGCATAGTATGATTTTTAGATTACTAAAAGTTACTACTTTATCAAAAAGAATGTAAGATTTTCGGTGAActtgcattttatcaaataaaaattacaagtttgTAACTTTGTATATGCTTCTTCTTCTATCAATGTAATCCCTAAATATTAGTACAGCTAGAATTCAAATCCCAGCTATCTCGTGATTAAATTTTCCGGTACGTTTGTATCACAAACAcagattaatattttttaataaattcctATCAAGTTTTCTATGAATTCTGGAAAGCTACTCATGATACGTAAAATAACATTGTATTAAACAAGCTCAAATAACAACATGCCAAGTGTAATTCCACAAGTAGTGTCCAGGGAGGGTAGCGTGTACGTAGACCTTACCAATAGACCCTCAGTACAAGTAGAAGCATTACAAAGCAGTTCgattaaacaaacaaaaaaagggGAGTGACAAAGCCAagacaaaaatgacaaaaatatgcaTGACAAAGCATACTAACACGGAACAATGCACTACCACAACGTAATATGATATCAAAGCGCAAGAGATAGTAATAGAACGAGGAATGAGATAAACATTAACTCCCAGGGTAATCCTAGTGATTACTAGAGTGAAAGACTAACCAATACAACTTCAAATTACCTAATTATCCCTCTACCCTAATAGTGTCCTCAGTAAATCCTAAGCCACTCAAAAAGTCACTTTTACTAAAACAAGATAACACACTTCGTATAACCGAACGTAAGCAACTAAAACAATACCTGGTTCTCCGTTTCCGCAATTCAGGCGGCTTCTCAAACAACTCCCTAACACCAGGCAACTTCTTTGCAGCACCAAAATACCTATACCCAGGACCACGTCCACCAGGATTCGGTACATCAACAATATTCCCATCCAAATCTGTCATCTTCGCCGAGTGCTTCGTGTAATTCGGACCACCAAGTTCAATAATCCTCCTTTCCCAATGCACtttctctctaatcaacttattAATCTCATCATTCAAATCTCTCAACCTATGTTCTCCGAGTCCTTCGTTTTGTATCTCGGCTACTTTACGGCCGATTTCGCGCATTATTTGTTGCCGCCATTTGTCCGCTTCGGCTAAATCGCGACATTCTGAGGCTAAATAGGGACGGCGTTCTTTgggtttctttttttcttcttctttcattgtGATGAATCTGTTTAACATTGATTGAGCTTTCTCTTCGTTACGCGCCATGGCTGCTGCTTGTGTGGATTGGAAGATGCTAAACCCTGCTACGATGTTTCAGTTGGGAATTTGGGGGAAAATTTTAAACCCTAGAAGGAAAGAGAGTAGAAGCAAAAAAGTTCTGTTCGAATATCTATATAGAGAGAGGGGGGAGAAAATTAAACAAaaggtgtttttaatttatttttttagtttttggtggCTCTTGACCAAGATTATAGGTCAAAGACAATCAATATATATACTTAGATTTCTATATGTAAAAtatatgtgacacaaataaaatttaaataattatatttttaatgtatttttagatatttagttgttaattattataatttataataatttttatgtaatttctaaataatatatgttacttttcttatctaaatttttgggcattgatagtcaattatatttttaaaatagtttgagtttttaattattgtgatttataataccttttcttGTATTCTAATTTAAGTCTGAgataatttcaaaagtcaatcatatatcacgattgaagtagcaaagtaaacatatcttaaatgacttataataactaattaaaaatgatataacagAGTtgctacaaaaaatatttaagtgggTCTTATATAAAATGTCAAGTTAATTTTAAACAACAAGAGTTAATTTgtatctatttttcctttttttatttaatatgatCAAATTTGTAATACTTACATGAATTATAAGaattaattaggtgtgatataataaaattaccattgaagcagctaaagcagatatgttataaatgtctaATTTGCTTTTTCTAGTaaacataattaattttataatacgtAAGATCCAGCCAAATATCAAAATCTGGTGAATCGGATATgtattaaataactcataataactaattagaagtgtataacaaaattactataaaaaatatttgtgaaaaaaatttaagtgggcctatgttaattaatttaaaacatcaagagttaatttattattttatttctattttatttatattaaatattattatttttttaatatcaagatgacttataataatcaattaggaggtgatatagtaaaactatAATTGAAACAATTAAAGTAAATTTgtcataattatctattttatttttttattaaatattattaattattaaatatataaatgacatataataaacTAGTAAGCAGTAGTGTGTGCTTCTTAGCATTTCTAAATTCTAAATAGTAGTAATATGTAAAGGAGGATAATAAAAATCTGACGCGGCATCATAAAGGAGGATAATAAAAATCTCACGTTGAATTCAGGATTggtatttctcttttttctaagattttttacttttttttcattttattaccATTTAATTAATTACTTCTTCcgtttcagaataagtgaattattagaaatatttattagtgttttaaaataagtgaattattaaatttttttttaaagttaaccTTGTGATTTgactattaattaatttttaaaaagttattaaagatcaatttttactttttgaagagtaaaaataaaaaattatattaaatttatatctttaaaacATCACTTGGAGTTATTAGGGTTACAACCGTTCCACATCCCTGTAGCAGTTACATATCCTTTCAGAAATAAACCTTCTGAAGGAGAGATCTTCAATAATCACGTGTAGAGGTAGGTGAAGAAGATGTGAAAATCAATTTTATGTATCAGGTAGAAATTATGGGAATGTTTTGTATGAAATGATGAATATGAAGTTCGATGAAGTGATGAAGATGAAGCAACTAAAGGTTActttttacaaaaatggctccCTCTTTCATTTCTACATATATGTGCATGAACTATATAAATGCTAATTCGAAAATTGTACGAATTGTGTTAATgtcctttttaatttttgtaagttAGATGTTTAGTATTAATGACCCTAAAGTTGGATTTGGATTCTACTCCAAAGTGTTGGGCATTTGGTAAGTCTTTAATCTAGATTTGTATTAAAAATGTgattatttggataaaaaattgttttaagttatgTAAGTGGCATGTTGCTGCAATTGCTATTGCTACAGGGAAGAGTAACAGTGGAGAGCTCATAATTTTTAATCCCTTGCTACGAGGCATTTGACCGATATGTGAAACTCGAAGGGACTAAAGGTTATAGTGGCATACGAACGCACGGGTGGAACAATTGTAGGAAAATCTATCTTTTGGCTGTCCGATATATTCACGTAAGTCATTCTTAATACAAAACTCAAAGGAGTTGTTTATTTGTAGAGTATCATGAACAACAACTAATGACACTTGAAGTTTAGGACAGGATGGACAAGAAGAAATGtggagaaaaaaaaggagaatttCTCAATTGTATAGAGTATCATAGTTGGTTGATTTGATTTTCTGAATGACTGCATCTAATTATAATATTCTAATTGTGTTACTTTGTGACTTCATGAAACTCATTATTGTCAAACCTACTTAGATCTAATGATAAATCCAGAAGTTTGAATTATATTCAGGACTTGCGCCACAATTATTTCGTACAGCAAGAattttctcaattatcttggattTCTAGAGGTTTTAATCCTGTAACTAACCTTTTTGATGATGAGTTATTCTTTTGGACTAATATGTTCTTTTCTCACTGCTTTTCAATTTGTTTTAGGTGAAAACTTGTGCTGGAGGAGCTGGAGTCAGACATATGGTACTCATCATAACCGGTTGGACAGCAACTATTCAGGTCTGTTTCCTGAAGCTTTATCATAAGAAGTTACGTTGTTGATGAATTTGATCATGTTTGTGAGATCTAAAAGTAATTCAAGAATGAAGGAATGGATTTAACTTACTGCCCTGATTCACAATGCGTGAATTTtatatggtttatgttgatgatacaATGATTTGATGGATTTGACACAACAACTACGATCAGCAGGGTTGGATACTCGGATTCATGGTATGGCcctcaaaaaattatattatatataaggCAAAAATTATTGTTaatgcatatatataatagatgttgaatctttttaatttttcatgtgtttacCGCTTTATATTTTAGACCCCTTAGTTTTTAATgagtatataatagatgttgaatctttttatttttttcatgtgtttACCAATTTATATTTTGGACCCCCTTAGTAAAAATCTTGACGATTTTGCTTTGTATTCATCTTAAATCT is from Capsicum annuum cultivar UCD-10X-F1 chromosome 5, UCD10Xv1.1, whole genome shotgun sequence and encodes:
- the LOC107870941 gene encoding pre-mRNA-splicing factor ISY1 homolog isoform X2, producing MARNEEKAQSMLNRFITMKEEEKKKPKERRPYLASECRDLAEADKWRQQIMREIGRKVAEIQNEGLGEHRLRDLNDEINKLIREKVHWERRIIELGGPNYTKHSAKMTDLDGNIVDVPNPGGRGPGYRYFGAAKKLPGVRELFEKPPELRKRRTRYDIYKRIDASYYGYRDDEDGILEKLEGPAEEKMRAAAVREWMEMEEIKREAKKAVKSGEVVAVGLGSKILFEEEEDVIEEERMEREREEQDREKEFVVHVPLPDEKEIERMVVERKKMELISKYASEDLMEEQMEAKTMLNIQR